One Aliiroseovarius sediminilitoris DNA window includes the following coding sequences:
- the tsaD gene encoding tRNA (adenosine(37)-N6)-threonylcarbamoyltransferase complex transferase subunit TsaD: MTDTITLLGLESSCDDTAAAVVRHTADQMPEILSSIVAGQTGLHADFGGVVPEIAARAHAEKLDICVEEALLRAGLRLGELDGIAVTAGPGLIGGVVAGVMCAKGLAAGSGLPLIGVNHLAGHALTPRLTDQTAFPYLMLLVSGGHCQFLIAKGPDEFSRLGGTIDDAPGEAFDKTAKLLGLLQPGGPAVEAEARKGDPKRFNFPRPLLDRPGCDMSFSGLKTALLRERDRLVAEHGGLRRADRVDLCAGFQAAVADVLAEKSRRALAEYLTLAPATPTLAVAGGVAANMTIRAALETVCEREKVTFLAPPLALCTDNAAMIAWAGIERFRAGQRDDMTLQARPRWPLDQHAPAMLGSGKKGAKA, translated from the coding sequence ATGACAGACACGATAACCCTTTTGGGGCTGGAAAGCTCCTGCGATGACACGGCGGCGGCGGTGGTGCGCCATACCGCCGACCAAATGCCCGAGATTTTGTCGTCCATCGTGGCTGGGCAGACCGGGTTGCACGCTGATTTCGGTGGGGTGGTGCCGGAAATTGCCGCCCGCGCCCATGCTGAAAAACTGGATATTTGCGTGGAAGAGGCTCTGTTACGGGCCGGTTTGCGCCTTGGCGAGCTTGACGGGATCGCCGTCACAGCCGGACCCGGTTTGATCGGCGGGGTCGTGGCGGGGGTCATGTGCGCCAAGGGTCTGGCGGCTGGATCCGGTCTGCCACTGATTGGCGTGAACCATCTGGCAGGGCACGCGCTGACCCCCCGCCTGACGGATCAGACGGCGTTCCCCTATCTGATGTTGCTGGTGTCCGGCGGGCATTGTCAGTTCCTGATCGCCAAAGGACCGGATGAGTTTAGCAGGCTCGGCGGCACCATCGACGACGCCCCCGGCGAAGCGTTCGACAAAACAGCGAAGCTCTTGGGTTTGCTGCAACCCGGCGGTCCCGCGGTCGAAGCCGAAGCGCGCAAGGGCGACCCCAAACGGTTCAATTTCCCACGTCCCCTTCTGGATCGCCCCGGTTGCGACATGAGCTTTTCGGGCTTGAAAACGGCCCTGCTGCGCGAACGCGACCGACTGGTCGCCGAACATGGCGGGTTGCGCCGTGCCGACCGTGTCGATCTTTGTGCCGGGTTCCAGGCCGCCGTGGCCGATGTTCTGGCCGAAAAATCACGCCGAGCCTTGGCCGAATACCTGACTTTGGCACCGGCCACCCCAACGCTGGCCGTGGCCGGAGGTGTTGCCGCCAATATGACAATTCGCGCTGCGTTAGAGACTGTTTGCGAACGTGAGAAAGTCACATTCTTGGCCCCACCACTTGCGCTGTGCACAGATAATGCCGCAATGATCGCTTGGGCGGGGATCGAGCGTTTCCGGGCCGGTCAGCGCGACGACATGACCTTGCAGGCCCGTCCAAGATGGCCACTGGACCAACATGCCCCCGCCATGCTTGGATCAGGAAAGAAGGGGGCGAAAGCATGA
- a CDS encoding DUF1761 domain-containing protein yields MLQVLISAIAGYAFGAVWYMALAKQWVKATGIAVDENGKPVDKSPLPFIVAFVSALVVAGMMRHIFVMAGIDTVGEGLTTGLGLGLFVVAPWIVNNVMFGDRNKSLIWIDGGYAAGGCAVIGLVLVLF; encoded by the coding sequence ATGTTGCAGGTCTTAATCTCGGCCATCGCGGGCTACGCGTTTGGCGCGGTTTGGTATATGGCACTTGCCAAGCAATGGGTGAAAGCGACTGGTATCGCAGTCGATGAAAACGGGAAGCCCGTCGACAAGTCACCCTTGCCTTTCATCGTCGCGTTCGTCAGCGCGCTCGTGGTCGCTGGAATGATGCGGCACATCTTTGTCATGGCTGGAATTGATACAGTTGGCGAAGGCTTGACCACGGGACTTGGGCTGGGCCTGTTCGTGGTGGCACCCTGGATCGTGAACAATGTGATGTTCGGCGATCGCAACAAAAGCCTGATCTGGATCGACGGCGGTTATGCCGCGGGCGGTTGCGCGGTGATCGGGCTGGTGCTTGTCCTGTTCTAG
- a CDS encoding EVE domain-containing protein, which yields MSYWLFKSEVSTWSWDQQVARGDAGEEWDGVRNYQARNHMRDMKVGDLGFFYHSQKEKEIVGIVEVIAESHPDSTTDDDRWECVDIKAVRPLKNPVTLAMCKDDPRLADMVLVNNTRLSVQPVTKEEWDIVLELSGDNP from the coding sequence ATGTCATATTGGCTTTTCAAATCCGAAGTCTCGACCTGGAGCTGGGACCAGCAGGTCGCAAGGGGTGACGCCGGCGAAGAATGGGACGGTGTGCGCAACTATCAGGCCCGTAACCATATGCGCGATATGAAAGTCGGCGATCTGGGCTTCTTCTATCATTCACAAAAAGAGAAAGAGATCGTTGGCATTGTCGAGGTGATTGCTGAAAGCCATCCCGACAGCACCACCGACGATGACCGCTGGGAGTGCGTGGACATCAAGGCCGTGCGACCGCTGAAAAACCCGGTGACGCTGGCCATGTGCAAGGACGATCCGCGTCTTGCAGATATGGTGCTGGTCAACAACACCCGGCTGTCAGTTCAGCCCGTGACGAAGGAAGAATGGGATATCGTTTTAGAGCTTTCCGGCGACAACCCCTAG
- a CDS encoding YciI family protein → MLTALICTDKPGAIDIRKANRDAHLAYIKDTGVVAQAGPFLNADGAMCGSLVILDVADRDAAQAWADGDPYAKAGLFSNVRIEQWNKVVG, encoded by the coding sequence ATGCTCACCGCTCTTATCTGCACCGACAAGCCCGGTGCAATCGACATTCGCAAAGCCAACCGCGATGCCCATCTGGCCTATATCAAGGACACCGGCGTCGTGGCCCAGGCCGGGCCATTTCTGAACGCAGACGGGGCGATGTGCGGATCGCTCGTGATCCTTGACGTTGCAGACCGTGACGCGGCGCAAGCCTGGGCCGACGGCGACCCCTATGCCAAGGCGGGCCTGTTCTCGAACGTCCGAATTGAACAGTGGAACAAGGTGGTGGGCTGA
- a CDS encoding TIR domain-containing protein, whose translation MNSLFTSLQIPTTKRRVFFSFHYQSDVWRVNQVRQSWRYNHEYSREAEGFYDGSIWERSKRTGPDSLKNLIREGIKNTSVTCVLVGSNTFERRWVRYEIARSVVKGNGLLAVGIHRMGNQQGYVSNEGPNPLDYMAVYKAGDSIRLAEFKNGKWVKYDDYTQPVTLPATWIKPHDTNVIRLSRYAGRYCYKEQLGSTNFSSWVRQAAADVGR comes from the coding sequence ATGAATAGTTTGTTCACCTCACTGCAAATCCCGACCACGAAACGGCGAGTATTCTTCTCATTTCACTACCAAAGCGACGTTTGGCGTGTGAACCAAGTTCGTCAATCTTGGCGCTACAATCACGAATATTCACGCGAGGCTGAGGGTTTTTATGACGGTAGTATTTGGGAGAGATCGAAGCGGACCGGACCAGACTCTCTGAAAAACCTTATCCGAGAAGGCATCAAGAATACTTCTGTAACCTGTGTGCTCGTAGGATCGAACACATTTGAGCGTCGTTGGGTGCGTTATGAGATTGCGCGCTCGGTGGTCAAAGGTAACGGTCTTTTGGCTGTTGGGATACATCGCATGGGCAATCAACAGGGGTACGTGTCGAATGAAGGGCCGAACCCATTAGACTACATGGCAGTTTACAAGGCTGGCGACAGCATCCGCTTGGCCGAATTCAAGAATGGAAAATGGGTCAAGTACGATGACTACACCCAGCCTGTCACGCTTCCGGCAACTTGGATCAAACCGCACGACACGAACGTAATAAGGCTTTCTCGTTACGCGGGCCGCTATTGCTACAAGGAGCAGCTTGGCTCCACCAATTTTTCTTCTTGGGTTCGTCAGGCTGCTGCCGATGTTGGTCGATAG
- a CDS encoding efflux RND transporter permease subunit, with protein sequence MPNIARASIEKPLYTWLIILTMLLGGIWGFLNLGRLEDPAFTIKQAVVVTQYPGATAAQVATEVSEPLESALQKMEEVEKITSTNRPGESRIDVEIKSTYPAEALPDIWTRLRARVRDTSRQLPDNALPPFVNDSFGDVFGLYYAVTAPGFTDAEKYDLGTYLRRELLVVDGVADVDLSGIPEEAIYIEPDMTLSVNQGIPPAAIIGAVSSANSVTSAGSLNKDGARLMFQAPEGSETVSDIASLSIGVNGQLFNVADVAKVSRERVATPDQIIRFNGEEAFTIGIAGLDTEDIVKVGHRVDARLAQLSADIPYGIELHPIYQQHLVVEQSSNDFLKNLAMSVGIVIVVLGAFMGWRAAIVIGATLLLTVVGTLLFMAIFSIEMERISLGALIIAMGMLVDNAIVVAEGMQISMLRGRSSLAAADDAAKKTQIPLLGATVIGIMAFAGIGLSPDSTGEFLFSLFAVIGISLLLSWVLALTVTPLLGHYLFKVSNQDAADAYSGRFFVLYKKILDKSLTFRWPVIAGLVAITMVCFVGFGSVKQQFFPNSNTPLFFVYYKLPQGSSIQQVSDDLEVMEDWLLNEQNVTSVASYAGRGAVRFMLTYDGGKDNQSYGHLIIRTNALEDIPDIHARLETFGKENFPEAEFRVQRLVFGPGGGDPIQVRFSGGDPSVLRDLADQAMQVMADSSDNLLNLRTDWREQELVIEPVYATQRAQTAGINRDDVAASLLYATDGLRAGVYRERERQIPIIMRRPQPEEFNLNDQLVFSPITGTYLPIEQLIEGFDYRVENTLVQRRNRVPTMSVGADVATDVTAAQAHTEIRSAVEAIPLPSGYTMEWGGEFENASKAQASLGAQLPLSALIMVMISILLFNAIRQPIIIWLLVPMSVNGVVVGLLGTGLPFSFTALLGLLSLSGMLIKNGIVLVEEIDLVRAEGVPLRPAIIEASASRVRPVVLAAVTTILGMAPLLSDAFFVSMSVTIMGGLAFASVLTLVAAPVFYYVFFKRDEKRELAMQPAR encoded by the coding sequence ATGCCGAATATCGCACGCGCCTCGATCGAGAAGCCGCTCTATACATGGCTGATCATCCTTACCATGCTGTTGGGCGGCATCTGGGGGTTTCTGAATCTTGGCCGCCTGGAAGACCCGGCCTTTACCATCAAACAGGCCGTCGTCGTCACGCAATACCCGGGCGCCACTGCCGCGCAGGTCGCGACCGAGGTATCTGAACCGCTGGAAAGCGCACTTCAGAAGATGGAAGAGGTCGAGAAGATCACATCGACCAACCGTCCCGGTGAAAGCCGGATAGATGTTGAGATCAAATCCACCTATCCAGCCGAGGCATTGCCTGACATTTGGACCCGTCTTCGTGCACGCGTGCGTGACACATCGCGACAACTGCCCGACAACGCCCTTCCGCCCTTCGTGAATGACAGTTTCGGGGATGTATTCGGCTTGTATTACGCCGTCACCGCCCCCGGCTTCACGGATGCCGAAAAATATGATCTCGGCACTTATCTGAGGCGCGAGCTTCTTGTCGTTGACGGGGTGGCCGATGTTGATTTGTCAGGCATCCCCGAAGAAGCAATTTATATCGAACCTGACATGACCTTGTCGGTCAATCAGGGGATACCGCCAGCTGCAATCATAGGCGCGGTGTCGTCCGCCAATTCCGTGACCTCTGCCGGGTCGCTGAACAAGGACGGCGCACGATTGATGTTCCAGGCACCCGAAGGATCGGAAACCGTGTCCGATATCGCCTCTCTCAGCATTGGGGTGAATGGGCAGCTGTTCAACGTTGCCGATGTTGCAAAAGTCAGCCGAGAACGGGTGGCGACGCCCGATCAGATCATTCGGTTTAATGGGGAAGAGGCGTTCACAATTGGCATTGCAGGGTTGGACACAGAAGACATCGTGAAGGTTGGACATCGCGTTGACGCGCGTCTGGCCCAATTGTCTGCCGACATCCCGTACGGGATCGAATTGCATCCCATCTATCAGCAGCATCTGGTTGTCGAGCAAAGTTCGAACGACTTTCTGAAGAACCTCGCCATGTCGGTCGGCATCGTGATCGTCGTTTTGGGCGCGTTCATGGGGTGGCGGGCGGCCATTGTCATCGGGGCAACGCTTTTGCTGACCGTCGTTGGCACGCTTCTGTTCATGGCGATCTTCTCGATCGAGATGGAGCGGATTTCGCTGGGCGCGCTGATCATTGCGATGGGGATGCTGGTGGACAACGCGATTGTTGTCGCCGAAGGGATGCAAATCTCGATGCTCAGGGGGCGCAGTTCGCTTGCGGCGGCGGATGACGCTGCCAAGAAAACCCAGATTCCGCTTCTCGGAGCCACAGTGATCGGGATCATGGCCTTTGCCGGGATTGGTTTGTCGCCGGATTCCACTGGCGAATTCCTGTTCTCGCTGTTCGCGGTGATCGGTATCTCGCTGTTGCTGTCCTGGGTTTTGGCGCTGACGGTGACACCGCTGCTGGGCCATTACCTGTTCAAGGTCAGCAATCAAGACGCGGCGGATGCCTATTCCGGCCGGTTTTTTGTGCTCTACAAGAAGATCCTGGATAAATCCCTGACCTTCCGCTGGCCGGTGATTGCAGGGCTGGTTGCCATCACGATGGTCTGCTTTGTCGGTTTTGGATCGGTGAAACAGCAGTTCTTCCCAAACTCGAACACTCCGCTGTTCTTCGTCTATTACAAGCTGCCGCAGGGCAGTTCGATTCAGCAGGTTTCGGACGATCTTGAGGTGATGGAAGACTGGTTGTTGAACGAGCAGAATGTCACCTCGGTTGCTTCCTATGCCGGGCGTGGTGCGGTAAGGTTCATGCTGACCTATGACGGTGGCAAGGACAATCAAAGCTATGGGCACCTGATCATCCGCACCAACGCTTTGGAAGATATTCCGGACATCCACGCCCGGCTGGAAACCTTCGGGAAGGAAAACTTCCCCGAAGCTGAGTTCCGTGTTCAGCGGCTTGTCTTTGGCCCCGGCGGCGGTGATCCAATCCAAGTGCGTTTTTCGGGGGGTGATCCGTCCGTGTTGCGCGATCTGGCGGATCAGGCCATGCAGGTCATGGCCGACAGTTCCGACAATCTTCTGAACCTGCGCACCGATTGGCGCGAGCAGGAACTGGTGATCGAGCCGGTTTATGCCACCCAGCGCGCGCAGACGGCAGGGATCAACCGTGACGACGTGGCGGCATCACTTCTTTATGCGACCGACGGTTTGCGCGCGGGGGTGTATCGCGAGCGGGAAAGACAGATCCCGATCATCATGCGCCGCCCACAACCGGAAGAATTCAATCTGAACGACCAGCTTGTGTTCTCGCCAATCACGGGCACCTATCTGCCGATTGAGCAATTGATCGAGGGCTTTGATTATCGAGTCGAAAACACATTGGTCCAGCGGCGCAACAGGGTGCCGACGATGTCGGTCGGGGCCGATGTGGCGACGGACGTAACCGCCGCGCAGGCCCATACCGAAATCCGGTCTGCGGTCGAGGCGATCCCGCTGCCTTCGGGATACACGATGGAATGGGGGGGCGAGTTCGAAAACGCCTCGAAAGCGCAGGCAAGCCTCGGTGCGCAACTGCCGCTGAGTGCGCTGATCATGGTGATGATCTCGATCCTGTTGTTCAACGCGATCAGACAGCCGATCATCATCTGGCTTCTTGTGCCGATGTCGGTGAACGGTGTGGTGGTTGGCCTGTTGGGCACTGGTCTTCCGTTCAGCTTCACAGCCCTGCTTGGCCTTCTGAGCTTGTCGGGCATGTTGATCAAGAACGGCATCGTTCTGGTCGAGGAAATCGACCTTGTCCGGGCTGAAGGTGTGCCCCTGCGACCGGCGATTATCGAGGCGTCGGCGTCACGGGTGCGCCCCGTTGTTTTGGCCGCCGTGACCACGATCCTTGGCATGGCACCCCTGCTGTCAGACGCGTTCTTCGTGTCGATGTCGGTGACGATCATGGGCGGCTTGGCGTTCGCATCCGTCCTGACATTGGTGGCCGCGCCGGTCTTTTACTACGTGTTTTTCAAACGCGATGAGAAAAGGGAACTGGCGATGCAGCCAGCGCGATAG
- a CDS encoding heme biosynthesis protein HemY, whose protein sequence is MLWSLFKIILFVTAIALLTLGAGFLMETEGGIRIAIGATEYNLEPLQAVIAAVVLVVAIWLAIIVLGLIVAFIRFVNGDETAISRYFDRSRERKGYEALAEGMIALASGEGSTAMSKASRAEKYLHRPELTNLLTAQAAEMTGDKRKADEVYRRLLKDERTQFVGVRGIMKQKLAEGDTETAMKLAQKAFALKPRHTETQDVLLGLQARHNDWSGARKTLGAKLKYGDLPRDVHKRRDAVLALSEAKGVLNEGNDIKAREAAIEANRLSPDLVPAAVMAARTYIEQGKPRYASRVLVKAWSAQPHPDIAAAFAEIVPDETPADRLVRFRALTKHRDGDPETRMLLTELNIAAEDYAEARKALGDLPDALPSQRALTLLAAIERGEGADDQTVRALLARAVTAPRGPQWVCENCNHVHAAWTPICDGCQGFDTLAWKPAPETDHAMQGGAEMLPMIVGAADAGDDTAELLDPDDGQEDDVLEAELLDADATPDGDASKT, encoded by the coding sequence ATGCTTTGGTCTCTTTTCAAGATTATCCTTTTCGTGACTGCCATCGCTCTGCTGACGCTGGGTGCCGGGTTCCTGATGGAAACCGAGGGTGGCATTCGCATTGCCATTGGGGCGACCGAGTATAATCTGGAGCCTTTACAGGCGGTTATCGCTGCTGTGGTTCTGGTGGTGGCGATCTGGCTTGCGATCATTGTGCTTGGTCTGATCGTGGCTTTCATCCGGTTCGTGAATGGTGATGAAACCGCAATTTCACGCTATTTCGACCGGTCGCGAGAGCGCAAGGGATACGAGGCGTTGGCCGAGGGCATGATCGCGCTGGCCTCCGGTGAAGGCAGCACCGCTATGTCCAAGGCCAGTCGGGCCGAGAAATATCTGCACCGCCCCGAATTGACAAACCTTCTGACCGCGCAGGCCGCGGAAATGACCGGTGACAAGCGGAAGGCGGACGAGGTGTATCGCCGCTTGCTGAAAGATGAACGAACCCAGTTTGTCGGCGTGCGCGGCATCATGAAGCAAAAACTGGCCGAAGGGGATACCGAGACGGCGATGAAACTGGCGCAAAAGGCGTTTGCCCTAAAGCCGCGTCACACGGAAACGCAGGACGTGTTGCTGGGCCTGCAAGCCCGCCACAATGATTGGTCGGGTGCGCGCAAGACTTTAGGGGCCAAGCTGAAATATGGCGACCTGCCGCGTGATGTGCATAAGCGTCGCGATGCGGTTCTCGCGCTGTCCGAAGCCAAAGGCGTTCTGAACGAAGGCAACGACATCAAGGCGCGTGAGGCTGCAATTGAAGCCAATCGCCTGTCGCCCGATCTGGTGCCCGCCGCCGTGATGGCCGCCCGCACCTATATCGAACAGGGCAAACCACGCTATGCCAGCCGCGTTCTGGTCAAGGCGTGGAGCGCCCAGCCGCACCCAGACATCGCCGCCGCCTTCGCCGAGATTGTGCCGGATGAGACACCCGCCGATCGGCTGGTGCGGTTTCGTGCGCTGACCAAGCATCGCGACGGCGATCCCGAAACGCGGATGCTTCTGACCGAGTTGAACATCGCCGCCGAGGATTATGCCGAAGCCCGCAAAGCGCTGGGCGATTTACCCGATGCCTTGCCCAGCCAGCGTGCCCTGACGCTGCTAGCCGCAATCGAGCGCGGCGAAGGCGCAGATGATCAAACCGTCCGCGCTTTGCTGGCGCGTGCCGTGACGGCCCCGCGCGGCCCGCAATGGGTGTGCGAGAACTGCAACCATGTCCACGCCGCCTGGACCCCGATCTGTGATGGGTGTCAGGGCTTCGACACGTTGGCATGGAAGCCTGCGCCCGAAACCGATCACGCAATGCAAGGGGGGGCTGAGATGCTGCCGATGATTGTCGGCGCAGCGGACGCGGGTGATGACACAGCCGAACTTCTCGACCCCGATGACGGGCAAGAGGACGACGTGCTGGAGGCCGAACTGCTGGATGCGGACGCCACGCCGGATGGTGACGCGTCGAAAACCTAG
- a CDS encoding NAD(P)H-dependent glycerol-3-phosphate dehydrogenase yields the protein MTVSVLGAGAFGTALAISLARTGRPVTLWARDLADMDVARENTRRLPGFTFPETLAVTGDLSDAAQSSILLLTVPMQSLARFLTQHTKFLDGKTLVACCKGIDLTTGLGPAEIIRRACPAATPAILSGPSFAVDIAAGLPTALTLAVDDGHALQTALSTPNIRPYRSADLVGVEIGGALKNVVAIACGMTIGAGLGESAHAALMTRGFAEMQRFALSRGARPETLSGLSGFGDLALTCSSDKSRNYAFGLALGRGEPLPEGTTIEGKATAKAVSNLAKKIGLDMPIADMVVAVLENHLTVNEAADMLLTRPLKEE from the coding sequence ATGACGGTTTCGGTCTTGGGCGCAGGTGCTTTCGGCACAGCCTTGGCGATCTCTTTGGCGCGCACGGGGCGACCCGTTACGCTCTGGGCGCGCGATCTGGCAGATATGGACGTGGCGCGCGAGAACACGCGACGCCTGCCGGGCTTCACCTTTCCCGAAACGCTGGCCGTGACCGGCGACCTGTCGGACGCAGCGCAATCCAGCATCCTTTTGCTGACCGTCCCGATGCAATCTCTTGCCCGCTTTCTGACCCAGCACACAAAGTTTCTGGACGGCAAAACCCTTGTCGCGTGCTGCAAAGGCATTGATCTGACCACCGGCCTTGGCCCGGCCGAAATCATCCGCCGAGCCTGTCCTGCCGCAACACCCGCTATATTGTCGGGGCCAAGCTTCGCTGTGGACATCGCAGCGGGCCTTCCCACGGCGCTGACGCTGGCGGTTGACGATGGCCATGCGCTGCAAACCGCATTGTCGACGCCGAACATCCGCCCTTATCGCAGCGCCGATCTTGTCGGTGTTGAAATCGGTGGTGCGCTGAAGAACGTGGTCGCCATCGCCTGTGGAATGACAATCGGCGCAGGGCTTGGCGAAAGTGCCCACGCCGCCCTGATGACCCGTGGCTTTGCCGAAATGCAGCGGTTTGCCCTGTCGCGCGGCGCGCGCCCCGAAACCCTGTCCGGCCTGTCCGGCTTTGGAGATCTGGCTTTGACCTGCTCGTCCGACAAGTCGCGCAACTATGCCTTCGGTCTTGCGCTTGGCCGGGGCGAGCCGTTACCCGAAGGCACGACGATCGAGGGCAAGGCGACGGCAAAAGCAGTCTCTAACCTTGCCAAAAAGATCGGGCTGGATATGCCCATCGCCGACATGGTCGTGGCCGTCCTGGAAAATCACCTGACCGTAAACGAAGCCGCAGACATGTTGCTGACACGGCCCCTGAAGGAGGAATGA
- a CDS encoding uroporphyrinogen-III synthase has translation MSTQKTLVLTRPEQNANQLVTQIKESLGRDVPVVRSPIMKISPTGFWPDLTGVDLVIATSAHAIHGPLDGKPVFCVGVRTADAATLAGGDVRHCALDAASLLVWMETQPDPGTVIYLRGSHVATDIPAALTKLNIAARAAWTYRQDDLPLTDAARKLLEGTRPAILPLYSPRSARLVGQALAKIGESLHVIAISDAVADVWRTETGGSCDVVAEPTGAAMADRIIATLRH, from the coding sequence ATGTCCACCCAAAAGACGCTGGTTCTGACCCGACCAGAGCAGAACGCCAACCAGTTGGTCACTCAGATCAAGGAGTCCTTGGGTCGAGATGTGCCAGTTGTCCGCTCACCGATTATGAAAATTTCTCCGACGGGGTTTTGGCCGGACCTGACGGGCGTTGATCTGGTGATCGCGACGTCTGCACACGCCATTCATGGCCCGCTAGATGGCAAACCGGTTTTTTGTGTCGGCGTGCGCACCGCAGATGCGGCGACACTAGCGGGCGGAGATGTGCGCCACTGTGCGTTGGATGCGGCGTCACTGCTTGTGTGGATGGAAACTCAGCCCGATCCGGGCACGGTGATCTATTTGCGCGGGTCGCATGTGGCGACCGACATTCCAGCGGCACTGACAAAACTGAATATCGCAGCGCGCGCCGCTTGGACCTATCGGCAGGATGACCTGCCGCTGACCGACGCCGCCCGCAAACTGTTGGAAGGAACGAGACCCGCGATCCTTCCCCTTTATTCGCCCCGCTCAGCGCGATTGGTTGGGCAGGCGCTTGCAAAGATCGGAGAGAGCCTTCATGTCATTGCGATCAGTGACGCAGTTGCCGATGTTTGGCGCACCGAGACAGGGGGATCGTGTGATGTGGTCGCCGAACCCACCGGCGCGGCAATGGCAGATCGGATAATCGCGACCCTGCGACACTGA
- a CDS encoding COG4223 family protein, with amino-acid sequence MAKSRKPAKDTPEMVEDAVVVDEPKTDEPETVNKVTEPDAPDQAPDEQEKSEGGGRDADAEDATTDTDTPDQIAKDTPSAQAAPTAAPGGSTFLPLLLGGAVAAALGFGAARYPDQWPFASQPDVDPIEIKLTDLGDRVSGIEEVTAAQSATLTDLQDATGLDQLRGEMTGQLNQLRVQYESMSEKLTELENRIVTVEKLPQGSGMEAAAAAAAAYERELQQMRQMLDAELERIGNAQDQAQTLEVSAAEAAKAAAARAAMSRVLAALESGQPYGDALFDLTENAGLDAPDALSAYAETGIVTLATLQARFPEAARDALDASIRAAVADGQMDRVTAFFRTQLGARSLEPQEGDDPDAILSRAEAALKDGRIAAALTELEALPDAGKPALDAWIEQAAARKDALEAAQALAQQVNSN; translated from the coding sequence TTGGCCAAATCCCGCAAACCAGCCAAGGACACGCCAGAAATGGTCGAGGACGCCGTTGTCGTTGACGAACCCAAAACAGATGAACCGGAAACAGTGAACAAGGTGACTGAACCCGATGCGCCGGATCAGGCACCCGACGAGCAGGAGAAATCGGAAGGTGGTGGGCGTGATGCAGATGCAGAGGATGCAACCACGGATACAGATACGCCAGATCAGATTGCCAAGGATACGCCATCCGCTCAGGCTGCCCCCACCGCAGCCCCCGGTGGATCGACGTTTTTACCACTTCTATTGGGCGGAGCCGTTGCGGCGGCGCTGGGCTTCGGCGCGGCGCGCTATCCCGATCAATGGCCCTTTGCCAGCCAACCCGATGTGGACCCGATAGAGATTAAACTGACCGATCTGGGTGATCGTGTGTCTGGTATCGAGGAAGTGACGGCAGCGCAATCGGCCACGCTGACGGATTTGCAGGACGCCACCGGGCTGGATCAGTTGCGCGGTGAAATGACGGGTCAACTGAACCAGCTGCGCGTTCAATACGAGTCAATGTCGGAAAAGCTGACCGAACTGGAAAACCGGATCGTTACGGTCGAGAAACTGCCGCAGGGGTCCGGCATGGAAGCGGCCGCCGCCGCGGCTGCCGCCTATGAGCGCGAATTGCAGCAAATGCGTCAGATGCTGGACGCGGAACTTGAGCGTATTGGAAACGCTCAGGATCAGGCGCAGACGCTTGAGGTCAGCGCCGCCGAGGCAGCCAAAGCCGCTGCGGCACGGGCTGCGATGTCTCGTGTATTGGCGGCGCTGGAAAGCGGACAGCCCTATGGTGATGCGCTGTTTGATCTGACCGAGAATGCGGGTCTTGACGCACCGGACGCGCTGTCGGCATATGCGGAAACGGGCATCGTGACGCTGGCAACACTGCAAGCGCGGTTCCCGGAGGCGGCGCGCGATGCACTGGATGCGTCTATCCGGGCGGCGGTTGCAGATGGCCAGATGGATCGTGTGACGGCATTTTTCCGCACCCAGCTTGGTGCCCGGTCGCTTGAGCCGCAAGAGGGCGATGATCCCGATGCGATCCTGTCACGGGCCGAAGCCGCGCTGAAGGATGGCCGGATCGCGGCTGCATTAACCGAGCTTGAAGCTTTGCCCGACGCTGGCAAACCCGCGCTTGATGCTTGGATCGAACAGGCCGCCGCCCGCAAGGATGCGCTTGAGGCTGCCCAGGCCTTGGCCCAGCAAGTGAACAGTAATTAA